In Carassius gibelio isolate Cgi1373 ecotype wild population from Czech Republic chromosome B17, carGib1.2-hapl.c, whole genome shotgun sequence, a single window of DNA contains:
- the rtraf gene encoding RNA transcription, translation and transport factor protein: MFRRKLTSLEYHNPTGFDCKDDTEFKNFIVWLEDQKIRNYKIEDRGNLRNITSSDWPKHFEKYLQDVNCPFSTQERQETVDWLLGLAVRFEYGDNVEKYRNCKPVTEASDVQKSADPLINLDSNNPDFKAGVLGLANLLKIQRHDDYLVMLKAIGILIQERLTPDAIAKASKAKEGLPVALDKHILGFDTGDATLNEAARVLRLLHIEELRELQTKINEAIVAVQAIIADPKTDHRLGKVGR, encoded by the exons ATGTTTCGTAGAAAGCTTACATCTTTAGAATATCACAACCCAACTGGATTTGACTGTAAAG ATGACACTGAATTCAAAaatttcatagtttggctggaaGATCAAAAAATCAGAAACTACAAAATTGAAGACCGTGGAAATCTCAGGAATATTACCAGCTCAGACTGGCCTAAACATTTTGAAAAG TACCTTCAAGATGTGAACTGTCCATTCAGCACTCAGGAGAGACAGGAGACTGTTGACTGGCTGCTAGGTCTTGCTGTTCGCTTTGAGTATGGAGACAATG TGGAGAAATATCGCAACTGCAAACCTGTAACAGAGGCCAGTGATGTTCAAAAGTCTGCAGACCCGTTAATTAATCTGGACA GTAACAATCCTGATTTTAAGGCTGGCGTCTTGGGACTTGCTAATCTACTCAAAATCCAACGACATGACGACTATTTGGTAATGCTTAAA GCCATTGGAATCCTGATACAGGAACGCCTGACCCCTGATGCTATTGCAAAGGCCAGTAAAGCAAAAGAG GGTTTACCAGTCGCTCTTGACAAGCATATTTTAGGATTTGATACCGGAG ACGCTACTCTGAACGAAGCAGCCAGGGTTCTTCGCTTGCTTCACATAGAGGAGCTCAGAGAGTTACAAACCAAGATCAACGAGGCCATCGTAGCAGTTCAGGCCATCATCGCCGACCCCAAGACCGATCACCGCCTCGGAAAGGTGGGCAGATGA